In Humulus lupulus chromosome 6, drHumLupu1.1, whole genome shotgun sequence, a single genomic region encodes these proteins:
- the LOC133784978 gene encoding LRR receptor-like serine/threonine-protein kinase EFR, with product MFTCTMANLKFRSMFIYTQPLLTKANLLDKAASNKPYSHPKMKVISIFIYCSYISLIYCFVLGQNESDKLALLAIKNQLVSDPFGVTSSWNESLHFCMWQGVSCKHQRVTQLNLPSSSLVGHIPSSIGNLSFLQVLDISNNSFHGEIPEQIGHLLQLRVIALENNSLSGQIPTSLSNCSNLRTLDLSYNNFMSGIPFQFGFLTKLEQLRIKNSNLKGIIHPHIGNISTLLEVSLRSNKLEGDIPESLGQLKKLTILSIGDNMLSGTIPKSIFNLSHLNLLSLCKNKSQGSFPHNIVLTLPNIQYFNVWENQFSGSIPVSFSNTSKLLVFDISNNKFFGGVPNIFRNQEKLWFLWIAGNDLGSSGINDLNFLTDLANCSNLKRLNLSNCNFGGVLPSSLGNLSAKLESLSMAGNQISGNQISGTIPPDIGNLVSLNELLMYDNKLKGALPETIGKLHKLERVHLHANEFYGEIPFSIGNLSRLSELRLYENNVHGSIPSSLENCNSLLWLDLSSNSFNGAIPPNVIGLSSLSKFLNLSRNYLCGSLPWEVGNLKNLVELDVSNNNLSGDIPSSLGDCTILQRLYMDHNKFEGALPETLYSLKGIEEIDLAYNKLSGHLSKDLAKLSSLSKLNLSFNDLEGEIPTGGVFSNFSEISIVGNDKLCGGVPELQSRVCFRKHNLSFEAKLTICIVCVLVVCLLVYAVIYYFLRKSKRKALKSCERDPVINISYGELLKATSGFSPNNMIEQGGFGSVYKGILGPHKKLVAVKVFNLANRQATKSFMTECEILRSVRHRNLVKIIDGCSGVDYQGNDFKALIYEFMPNGSLEDWLHSVPARNLEEQEKSLNLSQSLNVVIDVASALDYLHNHNQSQIVHCDLKPSNILLDQNMTAHVSDFGLSRIIIEGSSQNQTSIGIKGTIGYAAPEYGMGSKVTTQGDVYSFGILFFT from the exons ATGTTCACATGTACTATGGCTAATTTAAAGTTTAGATCGATGTTCATATATACACAACCTCTATTAACTAAAGCTAATTTATTAGACAAAGCTGCTTCCAATAAACCTTATTCTCATCCCAAAATGAAAGTTATATCCATatttatctattgttcttatatTTCTCTCATCTATTGTTTCGTTCTTGGCCAAAATGAGTCGGACAAGCTTGCTTTACTAGCCATCAAGAATCAGCTAGTCAGTGATCCTTTTGGAGTCACAAGCTCTTGGAATGAGTCTCTGCATTTTTGCATGTGGCAAGGAGTTTCATGCAAACATCAACGGGTGACACAATTGAACTTGCCTTCATCGAGTCTGGTAGGGCACATACCTTCCTCCATTGGCAACCTTAGTTTTCTTCAAGTTCTTGATATTTCAAACAACAGTTTCCATGGAGAAATACCAGAACAAATTGGCCACTTGCTTCAGTTGAGAGTAATAGCATTGGAAAACAACTCGTTAAGTGGTCAAATACCAACTAGTTTATCAAACTGTTCCAACTTGAGAACTCTAGACTTGAGTTACAACAATTTCATGAGTGGGATTCCCTTCCAATTTGGATTTCTCACTAAGTTGGAGCAACTTCGCATCAAGAACAGTAATTTAAAAGGAATCATTCACCCACATATTGGAAATATTTCAACTCTTCTTGAAGTTTCCTTGAGGTCCAATAAGTTAGAGGGAGATATTCCTGAATCACTAGGCCAATTGAAGAAGTTAACTATCCTTAGTATTGGGGATAATATGCTTTCAGGTACCATTCCAAAGTCTATCTTTAATCTTTCACATCTTAATTTGTTATCTCTTTGTAAAAATAAATCTCAAGGAAGCTTTCCTCATAACATAGTTCTCACTCTCCCAAATATCCAGTACTTTAATGTGTGGGAAAACCAATTTAGTGGATCAATTCCGGTTTCATTCTCTAACACTTCAAAACTCTTGGTATTTGATATTAGCAACAACAAATTCTTTGGAGGGGTTCCAAATATTTTTAGAAATCAGGAAAAACTTTGGTTTCTATGGATAGCTGGTAATGATCTTGGATCTAGTGGAATCAATGACCTGAACTTTCTCACCGATTTAGCCAATTGTAGTAACCTTAAAAGGCTTAACCTTTCAAATTGTAACTTTGGTGGAGTGTTGCCCAGTTCCTTAGGAAACCTCTCAGCTAAACTTGAATCTCTATCAATGGCAGGAAATCAGATATCAGGAAATCAGATATCAGGAACTATTCCACCTGATATTGGAAATTTAGTAAGCTTAAATGAGTTGCTTATGTATGACAATAAGCTCAAAGGAGCTCTTCCTGAAACCATTGGTAAGCTTCACAAGTTAGAAAGAGTGCATTTGCATGCTAATGAATTCTATGGAGAAATTCCTTTTTCCATAGGCAATCTCAGTCGGTTGAGCGAGCTTCGGTTATATGAGAACAATGTTCATGGAAGCATCCCTTCTAGTCTTGAAAACTGCAACAGCTTGCTGTGGTTGGACCTTTCCAGTAATTCCTTCAATGGTGCCATTCCCCCAAATGTTATTGGATTATCCTCTTTGTCAAAGTTCCTAAATCTGTCTAGAAACTATTTGTGTGGTTCTTTACCTTGGGAAGTTGGTAACTTGAAAAATCTTGTTGAGTTAGATGTTTCCAATAATAATTTGTCTGGTGATATTCCTAGCAGCCTTGGGGATTGCACAATCTTACAAAGACTTTATATGGATCATAACAAGTTTGAAGGAGCTCTTCCAGAAACTTTGTACTCATTGAAAGGTATTGAAGAAATAGATTTAGCATACAATAAGCTTTCTGGACATCTCTCAAAAGACTTGGCTAAGTTATCTTCCTTGTCAAAACTGAACCTTTCTTTCAATGATCTAGAGGGTGAGATTCCAACAGGAGGTGTTTTTAGTAATTTCAGTGAAATTTCAATTGTTGGTAATGACAAGCTTTGTGGGGGTGTACCTGAGTTACAATCAAGAGTATGCTTTAGAAAGCACAACTTGTCCTTTGAAGCCAAGTTGACAATTTGTATAGTTTGTGTCCTAGTAGTATGTCTACTAGTATACGCTGTAATCTACTATTTTCTTAGGAAGTCAAAAAGGAAAGCTTTAAAATCTTGTGAGAGAGATCCAGTCATAAATATTTCATATGGGGAGCTCCTTAAAGCAACTAGTGGTTTCTCTCCAAACAATATGATTGAACAAGGTGGTTTTGGTTCTGTCTACAAAGGAATCCTTGGACCACATAAAAAACTTGTTGCTGTGAAAGTATTCAACCTTGCAAACAGACAAGCTACCAAGAGTTTCATGACCGAGTGCGAAATTCTAAGAAGTGTCAGGCACCGAAATCTTGTGAAGATTATTGATGGTTGCTCGGGTGTTGATTACCAAGGTAATGATTTCAAGGCTCTCATATATGAATTCATGCCAAATGGGAGTTTGGAAGATTGGCTGCATTCTGTTCCAGCAAGAAATTTAGAAGAGCAAGAGAAGAGTTTGAACTTGTCTCAAAGCTTAAATGTAGTGATCGATGTGGCATCCGCCTTGGATTATCTTCATAACCATAACCAATCACAGATTGTACATTGTGATCTGAAACCAAGTAACATTCTTCTTGACCAAAATATGACTGCCCATGTAAGTGATTTTGGTTTGTCAAGGATTATTATTGAAGGCAGTTCTCAGAATCAGACTTCCATTGGAATAAAGGGTACTATTGGATATGCAGCTCCAG AATATGGCATGGGAAGCAAGGTGACAACTCAAGGAGATGTATACAGTTTTGGTATCCTCTT CTTTACCTGA